GTCTCGGGGCACTGATACCAGGAGGGGGTGCCCGAAAAGTATCAGACCATAGTAGGAGTTGTTGTAGTCTCGGGCTGGAGTGCGCTCCCGCAGGTAGACAGGAACCACAATGTCATCTCTTGAGCCCTCAATGGCCTCAATCCGACCTGACACCTCATATCTGTCGGGGGTGAACATTAGGTTATATGCTATCAGGGAATCCCCGAAAAAGACTCCCTGACTCTGTCCCATTTGCTCCACACACTCATCCCTCAcaatctaaaactatttttaaagggTCTGAAAAAGATGTCAAATATTTTGTGCTTTACAAACTGTTAGATGACTTACACTGTACTTTATGTTCTGTTTTAGAAAGTACTTTGGTAACATCAGAGTGCTGAGGGGGttactaaaaaaattttagtgacaaaggatttaaaaacaaatttttataatcccagaaacttgggaggctgagacagaaggatcacaagttcaaggccagcctcagcaacttagcaagaccctaagcaacttattgagaccctgtctcaaaaataaaaagggttggggatgtggcttagtggtaaagtgtctctagattcaatccccagtactgaaataataataaataagtaaataaaaaccattttctttttttaattcttttttttatgtggtgctgagtattaaacccagtgcctcacacgtgcgaggcaagagctctaccactgagctacagccccagccctccactttcttttttaaagaaattgattgCTATGCAAAGAACTTTTCTACTCAGAAAGCACTCCCCATTTTAGTGTTTAGTTgcctaaatgtttaaaaattattctgggACTGAGTATATAGCTCAGCACTAAAGTGCTGGGAATGAGATTGGAGGGCTGATCAGTCTATAGGCTCCTAAGGCTTTCTGCCTCCTTGCCCCTGAATCCTACTCAGCCTTCCCCTGTAGAatcctagtatgtgtaaggccctgggtcctatccctagcactgcaagaaataaaattaattaaataaaaagtactcgtactgagctggggatgtggctcagttgtaaagcacttagttgcctagcatttgcaaggaccagcattcaacccccagcaccacaaaaaaaggttCAAAATTGTTCTGAATGCTCTTATTCTCAGAAAGTATCTTAGAGTTTCATATTTCAAAactgcatttttgttttgaggaCTATGATAGTCTAGAACATAGGAGGGGCCTAGGAAGTactgaatgaaataagaaaagtaGCTTCCCTCCCCTAATGAGGAGGCGACACTCCTTGCTCTGTCAAGGAGTGTCACCACAGTTCTGCACATGGCAAAGAGGAAGGGTTAAGGCTGAATCATAAAAAAAGGAAGTAGAGCTGGGGGTATACTTCAGTCATAGAacaattgcctagcatgcctaTGAGATCCTTGGAATCAATCCccaggaggagggaaaaaaaaaagaaagaaagaggaccAGCCTCCTGAGGAAGTACTGTCTCCTCATCACCTCCTTACTCACACAAAGATATCATCACGGTCCAAGATGCCACTCAAAGGATCCTCCAACTGATAGAGCTTATAGAAGCGGTGACTGAAGACATCTGCCACTATCATCTGGGAATGAGATTGGGGGTCTGATCAGTCTGCAAGGCTCCTAAGGCTTTCTGCCTCCTTGCCCCTGAATCCTACCCAACCTTCCCCCATAGAATCTTACCTTGTCTGGCGCTATACCTGTGTGTTTGGACAGAGCCACACACAGATCCGAGATATTCCCTTTCTTGGGGACCACAACTCTATGCTGAGAGAGAAATAGCATCCATAAAAAGATCAAAAGGGCTTGTGGTGAGTAAAAGAAGCCTTGAGGTGTGGCAAAGTAATCACACTTTGATTACACATCCCTTGTTATGTTCCCATCCCCCAACACACCTGCTCTGGCTTGCGGCGGGGATCCATGGGGACAAAGAAGACTTCTAGGACCCTCTTATGGCAGACAGGCAGTGGGACGCTGAGGTAGCAGAAGGGGTCAAAGGTCACAGACACATTGCCACAATCAGGGCACACCAGTGTGGACTTGAAGAGGCCATGGAAAGTGTCCACGATCACAGAATCATTCCGCCGTTTGTGGTTCTGCCAGGCCTCCTGAGCAACCTCCTGTTGAAAGTGTCATGGTGGGTGTGACGCTTGCCCAGGGCAGGGGGAAACCAGAATTTGGAGATGTATTTGTGCAGGGTTAAGGGTAAGCACTCAAGTCCAGTGGTAGAGTTCCAGGTAGGAATATCTGGAACCACGTTCACTGTTTGGGGCAGGAACCTGGCAGGGGTTAATTCTAAGTTGGGGGTGGGAACAGAGGTAAACCTAGGAGTGAGGCTAGAGGTGAAGTCAGGGTGGTAAAGGAACTTAAAAGGCAGCGGCCTAAGTGGCTTTAATAGGACTTTCAGGATGAATACTTTCAGGAGCATCTTACCTGATCTGGCCGTCCAGCTGCATCACACAACTCGACATATTCCTTCTTCTTGACCCGATTGAGGTCTTCATGAAGCCCATCCAGAAGAAACGACAGCAGCTCCTGTGAGTCATGTTGCTGATAGCCCAGAAACTGGGTAGCAAAATGGCCAACCTTGTTCTGAAAAGATAGGCAGTGCAGTCAGCGTTAAGAGGGAATGAAGGAGTCATAAGAGGCAAGATAAAGTGAGGTACCAGAAATATACCTTGAACACATTGGGCACGATGGAACGATGGTAGCCGGACCATGCCTGCTTTACCAGGTCTGCATAGGCCTCTGCAAGCTCACCCTTCATGCCCAGTGGGTTTCGGAAGTTGAGCTCCTCTAGGTAGCGGTTGTTGAGGAAGTACTCCGTGAGCTGTGGCACATTGCTGAGACACTGTGAGGGAGGGTTTAGGTGAATAAggcagagaagaggagaaagaaggtttCCCAAATgaggacagagaaaagaaagccaggaaggaagaaaaaggaaaaacggGGGAGGCAAGGGGAAAAGGGGACAAGGAGGGGGAGCAGGCAAGTCATGGGGAGATGATAGTATTTTCGGAGAAGGATGAAAGTGGTAGCAAAGttgagaagaaaagaagcagcagggctggggttgaagctccgtgatagagcgcttgcctagcacatgtgaggcactgggttccatccttagcaccacataaaaataaagaaataaaataaaggtattgtgtccatctacaactaaaaaaaaaatactgaaaaaaaaggaagagcacAGAGCATGTAGAGGGGAAAGGTATTGATATTTTAGAGCAAATGCGAGCATGTCATTTCAGACTCCTGGGGCCTTAGCTTCCAACTTGACCCCTTGCCCTGCAGTTCCCCCTGCCCTAGCTCTGTCCCCAATCCCCAGCTCTTAAAGCCCACCCCTGGGGTTATGCCAGACACAGCTCTAATGGCCCAACCTGCAGGGCCGAGTTCATGAAGCACGTGTTGCCCAGATTGGTGAGGCCACAGATGCCAGGCTGGCCCTGGAAGTCCTCATCCTCTTCCGACACACTGTTCCTGGGATTGAATGAGAAATGCTATCAGCTCAGGGCCTACTACATGTGGGTGCACTGTACTCATAGGTTCAGTAAGTCTGCTTATTGTGTGATGCCCCTTCTCTAGACCAGACACCCCAAGAGCTCACATGACACGTAGCTGTGCGCTGGGCCAAGTGCCATCTTTGTTTCTGGTCTCCATGATGACCAACTGGATAGGAGGATAAAGTAAACAAGGAAAGACATTAATGGAGGGCCTTGTGGGCACCCAGCTCCTACCCAACCTGGGTCTGACCACTATCAGGTGAGTCCATGTGGCAGACCACCTGAGTTGAAAAGCTTCCTACTCTTACCTGCCCAGTCTCAATGGCAGCATCAAGCAGCGTAATATGTGTGTTGCACAAGCGATCCAAAGAGCCTTCAGCATTCTTGACCCAAAGCCGTGTGTCTTCCTGGGGTTCCACCAGAAATTGCTCCCGAGCTGTGCGCAATATTAGGTCTGTGGAGGATAATGACGCATATTCAAGATCTTCAAAGTCCCACGATAATCAACCCATCTTGGCAATCCTGACCCATCCCCACTGACTTCACAGACTTGGTCAATACCTTGTGCCCCAATCAATCTCCAAATGACTGACCCACATTCAGGACATGAAACTCCCAGCAAATATCCTCAGCAACACCATCCAAGCCAATGGAATGCAGTTCACATACCATCAGGACTCTAGCAGACAGCCCCCAGGGCTTCCACCCACCTTGGCCAATGCTTTCTTGGTCCTCAGTGGTCTGACTGGTGCCTTCTCAGTTGGCAAAAGCCTAATCCCATGCATCCTTGATTCAATGAACTGTGACCCATAGCTAGGAACTCCAGCTCATCCCATGACCCTCAGACTCACCCACAGAATCAGAGTGGCTGAACTGAGCAGTGAGAGCTGTGTCCATGTCACTGTGCTGGACAAGCAGCAGCTCTATTGGATACACTTCCACCTTCTGCATGTTGGGAAGCTCTATGACCTGTAAGGGTAGAGAGGCAGACACAGATGCATCCACCCAGTAGATATGGAGCCACATGGGCACATGGGTCTGGACCCATCCTGGGCCTACAAGGCTTTCCTCCCACCCAACCTCCCAGGGAATCTACCCCACCCAACACCCTCCCTACCCACTATACCTTGCGTTCAATAGGTGGCTGGCCATGCTCTATGCCATACCAGCTGACCAGGCAATGCCAGGCAGCTGCTGGAAGCAGCACATAATCCTCACCCTCCACCAGTCCCTCTTTGAGGCGCCAGTTTATCTGATCTGTAGGGTGAGGTGAAGGTATGAGGCAAAGGGGTGAATCAGGCAAGAACTAATAACTCTGGCCATCCCAGCAATGACCTAGCAGAGAATGGGCTAACAATCATCCATAGGGACAGAGGGAATAGGAACTCCAGGGCAAGGTTAAGAGGGAGGGGATAGGCAGGGGCCTGGTACCTTCAAAGAGCTCAGCATTATTGATGCAGCCAGGAAAGGTGCTGGCGTCCTGGTCCCCTCCCTGCACGTACACCTCCCACTGTTTATACCAGCGTTGCTCCACAAGGAACCTGGTGCCCAGAGAAGAAACAAGGGTATAATGTGATTATCTGGGGGTTAGCTGTACAACTTCCCATGGCTAGCAAATTTAAACTATCAACACATTAAAATTCAAGATGAAAATTTTCAGcagtatataaaaagtaaaaaaaaaagcaagggctggggttatggctcagcagtagagtgctcgcctagcataagcaaggtgctgggttcgatcctcagcactgcttaaaaataaataaataaaataaaggtattgtgtccaactacaactaaaaatatatttaaaaaaagattatataaaaaagtaaaaagcaaaatttattcaGTAAAACTCAGATTTGGATATTAGATTAGTCATCTTCTTAGGACACTGAATGAGATCTTATTAAAGACTGAAATTGCTCAATAatgtcaaataaacaaacaaaaaaccaccacaGTGCTGAGAAACATGAGGTTTTATTATAGAATAAACGATAGGTAATTTGTATTAGTCACAAGAGATAACACTATAACATTAGGCTCAAAATAAATAGCTTGCAGCTAATGTTGagtatatagtatttttaaaagctagatCAATGGAGGCAAAATTCTTCAGCTAAGAAATGGATTTgactaattttgaaaatgtgctCAGAAACTGCAAAGAATTTAATCATAAGGTTGTTTTTGGGGTATCGCCATTTTTCATGTATTAGGTCTGTGAAGGATCATgtataagatttattttggcttttttccccagaggaaaaatgataaattttattaatatacatttaCAGCTATTGTtctttattgagacataatatttatacattttaatttttttagttatagatgagtacatcctttatttattatttattttttatatggtgttgaggattgaatccagtgcctcacatgtgctaggcaagtgctataccatggagccacaatcccagccccaatatttatACATCTTTCTTTATgattgacatatttatataatatataatgattactagctttataataaaattttgcatttagaactagttttctttttaaaattgtggttaaaaaacctggtgtggtggcacacacctataatcccagcaacacaggaggctgaggcaggagaatggcgagttcaaagccagactcagcaacttagcaaggccctaagcaacttagtgtgaccctgtctcaaaataaaatataaaaagagctggaggggatgggattgtgggtgagtggtagagcacttgcctagcacatgtgaggcactgggttcaatcctcagcaccacataaaaagaaaaataaataaaggtattgtgttcatctataactaaaaaaaaaatttcttaaagggctgggaatatggctcggtggtaaagcacccctgggttcaatccccagtaccaaaaaacaaaacaaaaaaaaaaatggtggttaAAGAGAacccatgaaacagaaaaaaatccaacatcttcaattcccagtaccacacacacacacacacacaattaaccatctttttttttttaagagagagagaattttaatatttattttttagttctcggcagacacaacatctttgtttgtatgtggtgctgaggatcgaacctgggccgcacacatgccaggcgagcgcgataccacttgagccacatccccagcccacaattaaccatcttaaccatttcttTATGTGCAGTTCAACTGCCTCTTTTAAATGAGAAACTTATATGCACTCCAAGGATAAACATTTAGGGCCGTGCTGAAATCTTCCTGTAAAATTTTGAGCAAttgtaaaatctggaaaaatactcgatatatattaaatgttaaatgtaTGATGACTGTTATTATTATGATTCCAGGGCTTGAACATAAAAGCTTACAGACTCACACACATCATATACACCCCTActttgctatgatttttttttctttttttggtactggtttgaacccaggggtgttttgtCATTGAGCCACTTGCCCAGccccccctatttttttttagacaggatctcactacattgctgaggctagcctcaaacttgcaatctttttTCCCTCAGCCTGAGTCCCTGCTATTAATTTTCAACATATATAAGgctgtttcaaatatttaatagcctcactttttaagaaaatggcCCAAAATGAtaatacacgtgtgtgtgtgtgcacacacacacatcacattgTGTTAGTTGTTTTTCCAGCAATGTAACCTCataaatgtgattattttttgttcatttgtttttggtgctgagcattgaacccagggtctcatgcatactaagcaTGTTCTCTGCCACTAAGTTACACCCTCAGCTCAAAAGTGAGTCTTCAACATGTTAATTTTCCCTTGACAAGAGAGGTGTGGGGATGAAgggacaaaacaacaacaacctgaAATAGTAGCTgggcccaggggtgctctaatactgaactacatccccaacccttttttattttgagacagggtttcactaaattgccaagactggcttcaaatttgtgatcctcctgcctcaacctcccaagtagctgggattacaggtgcatgccttCATGCTAGGCAATTAATGTACAATTTAAAGTCACAATGAGTCGGGCAGAGTGGTgcaacctataatcccagcagctcaggagcttGAGGcaacaggatcacaagttcaaaaccatcctcagcaacttagtgaggccctaagcaacctagcaagactctttctcaaaataaagtttttttaaaaagggttggggatgtggctcggtgggtTAAgcacctgtgttcaatccctggcacaaaataaataaaataaaaaacaaaaagaaaaacttggaatAATGACAACTCACCTGAATAGGCAAACATTTTTGCAaagctttttttctccttttttttttttggtgaactGACCACCCCCAGACCCTGCTAGCTCACTCATTCTGGGAAATATAGCCTCCTTCCACAGAGCCCCCCATCTTCCACCCTATCTTGCACCACAGACACCTTCATTCCCCCTTCGGGAACTTACTTGCCTCTATAGTCAGTCTATGAAATTCACTTATTTAGGAAAGCTAATTTATGTTTAGTGATAACTTTACTGcaaaaggaggaaaagatcaacttcttttttaaagacagaattttaacgaaaactaacactaaaaatcattctttgtagccacatccccagccttttttttttgtattttatttgagacagggtcttgctgagttgtttagggcctcactaagttgctgaagctgccccttgaacttgcaatcctcctgccccagcctcctaaattgcttggattacagatgtgtgccaccatgcccaattaTATCTTTTCTAACTATTTTTGATGTCTTTCCCAATTTCAGAACAATGTTattgtttaaaatgttctttaatgaCTAAACTGTCTTTGGAAGGTAACAAAAAAGATTTGTCTCATCACCCATTTAAAAGGACAACAGGAATCATCATGTTCATCTAAAATTCTCCaaattttaattaacttgaaATTGATATAAAAGTCCTCATTTTCCAACTTAGTATGTTACAAAATGATACAACAAAAAGAAAGCTCATCTTCCTAGGTAATTACAGTTAATTATATAGAATGAGATACACTACTATAAATACCTTTCCTCAACATTTCTAAGTATAACCTTCTAAGAAATTGTTATTGTCCCTTCATAAATCACTATCCATTGCTGCAACACTCTGAACCCAGccaccctccccttccttcacctgGACAAGGTGAACCCTGTGATTGCTTACCTTTGTTAGGAAGCTATGAACCGCTGCAGACATGCAAGAGACTCCCTCAGTTAACTCTGATTTAATCATGTTTGTAGATGGTtcatcatcaaaaataaaaattaaaaattccaaggAAACTATActattatatttgaatttagtCTTAAAATGATGCAGATATAAATACTGACTCAAACCCTATAAATGGAAGGGAAATTAAAGAACATCTAGAAGCTTTGCTCTtatctaaataaataagcatttaaaaagtaattttgggggctggggatgtggctcaagcggtagcacgctcgcctggcgtgcgtgcagcccgggttcgatcctcagcaccacatacaaaaaacaaagatgttgtgtctgccaaaaactaaaaaataaatattaaaattctctctctctctctaaaaaaataaataaataaataagtagtttaggggactggggctgtagctcagcagcagtgcacttgcctagcatgtgtgaggcactgggtttgatcctcagcaccacataaaattaaacaaataaaataaaggcattctgtccacctacaactaaaaaaaaatttaagtagtttagcaaaaatatttcttgataaTACCCATGATATCAGACAATCTGGCTTCAATACTGAACCAATATTGAtgcagtcatttttttaatgaagtgaaattacacataatataaaattaactcaTTTTAAATTGAACAATCCAGAGGCATTTAATATATTCACACTGTTGTGCAACCACCACCTCCCTCCTGGctccaaaacatttttatcaccgtATAATTACTGATGGGATAATTCTGAACGGTATTGGCAAGGATGATAGAATTTCTTGTCCTATCTACCAATGACATAATCATGACATCGTTATAAAG
This window of the Urocitellus parryii isolate mUroPar1 chromosome X, mUroPar1.hap1, whole genome shotgun sequence genome carries:
- the Usp11 gene encoding ubiquitin carboxyl-terminal hydrolase 11, whose translation is MAAVAADPAAAAVAEAAEDREIQNEAIPGLDDQWRQIENGESGRERPLRAGESWFLVEQRWYKQWEVYVQGGDQDASTFPGCINNAELFEDQINWRLKEGLVEGEDYVLLPAAAWHCLVSWYGIEHGQPPIERKVIELPNMQKVEVYPIELLLVQHSDMDTALTAQFSHSDSVDLILRTAREQFLVEPQEDTRLWVKNAEGSLDRLCNTHITLLDAAIETGQLVIMETRNKDGTWPSAQLRVMNSVSEEDEDFQGQPGICGLTNLGNTCFMNSALQCLSNVPQLTEYFLNNRYLEELNFRNPLGMKGELAEAYADLVKQAWSGYHRSIVPNVFKNKVGHFATQFLGYQQHDSQELLSFLLDGLHEDLNRVKKKEYVELCDAAGRPDQEVAQEAWQNHKRRNDSVIVDTFHGLFKSTLVCPDCGNVSVTFDPFCYLSVPLPVCHKRVLEVFFVPMDPRRKPEQHRVVVPKKGNISDLCVALSKHTGIAPDKMIVADVFSHRFYKLYQLEDPLSGILDRDDIFVYEVSGRIEAIEGSRDDIVVPVYLRERTPARDYNNSYYGLILFGHPLLVSVPRDRFSWEGLYNILMYRLSRYVTKPSSDEEDDGDDKGEDEDSDEEEKEEMPGPSTRGSLRDSEREQAGPSSGVTRRCPFLLDNCLRTSQWPPRRRRKQLFTLQTVNSNGTSDRTTSPEEVQTQPYIAMDWEPEMKRRYYDEVEAEGYVKHDCVGYMLKKAPVQLQECIELFTTVETLEKENPWYCSSCKQHQLATKKLDLWMLPEILIIHLKRFSFSKFSREKLDTLVQFPIRDLDFSEFVIKPQNESAPELYKYDLIAVSNHYGGMRDGHYTTFACNKDSGQWHYFDDNSVSPVNENQIESKAAYVLFYQRQDVARRQSQPGSSGPSVSTTCSSPPNPEFMDVN